A stretch of the Bacillus sp. FJAT-18017 genome encodes the following:
- the recA gene encoding recombinase RecA yields the protein MSDRQAALEMALKQIEKQFGKGSIMKLGEKTDTHVSIVSSGSLTLDIALGVGGYPRGRIIEIYGPESSGKTTVALHAIAEVQAKGGTAAFIDAEHALDPAYAQKLGVNIDELLLSQPDTGEQALEIAEALVRSGAVDILVVDSVAALVPKAEIEGEMGESHMGLQARLMSQALRKLSGAINKSKTIAIFINQIREKIGVMFGNPETTPGGRALKFYSTVRLEVRRAETLKQGTEMIGNKTKIKVVKNKVAPPFRTAEVDIMYGEGISREGEIVDIGSELDIVQKSGSWYSYNEERIGQGRENAKAFLRENPEIREQVKQKIRDHYGLDGVKVVKEEEEDEPEQFELID from the coding sequence GTGAGTGATCGTCAGGCAGCCCTTGAAATGGCGTTAAAGCAAATTGAAAAGCAGTTTGGAAAAGGTTCTATAATGAAACTTGGGGAAAAGACAGACACACATGTTTCCATTGTTTCAAGTGGATCCCTTACCCTTGATATTGCGCTTGGAGTTGGAGGATATCCACGCGGGCGTATTATTGAAATTTATGGACCTGAAAGTTCAGGTAAAACAACTGTTGCGCTCCATGCAATCGCTGAAGTCCAGGCAAAGGGAGGAACGGCTGCGTTCATTGATGCCGAGCATGCCCTTGACCCTGCTTATGCACAAAAACTAGGCGTCAACATAGATGAGTTGCTGCTTTCCCAGCCTGATACAGGGGAGCAGGCACTTGAAATTGCCGAAGCGCTTGTTCGAAGCGGAGCGGTCGACATCCTTGTAGTAGACTCCGTAGCGGCACTTGTACCAAAAGCTGAAATTGAAGGTGAAATGGGTGAATCCCATATGGGATTGCAAGCACGCCTTATGTCCCAGGCACTTCGAAAGCTTTCTGGTGCAATCAATAAGTCCAAGACCATTGCCATCTTTATTAACCAGATTCGTGAAAAGATAGGGGTTATGTTTGGTAATCCGGAAACTACACCTGGAGGCCGGGCGTTAAAGTTCTATTCGACTGTCCGTCTTGAAGTGCGCCGTGCTGAAACCTTGAAGCAGGGCACTGAAATGATTGGAAACAAAACGAAGATTAAGGTTGTTAAAAACAAGGTAGCTCCGCCATTCCGTACGGCCGAAGTCGACATTATGTACGGTGAAGGTATTTCAAGGGAAGGCGAAATTGTTGATATTGGCTCTGAGCTTGATATTGTCCAGAAAAGCGGTTCCTGGTACTCCTATAATGAGGAACGCATTGGCCAGGGACGGGAAAATGCCAAGGCTTTCCTTAGGGAGAATCCTGAAATTCGCGAACAGGTCAAACAGAAAATCCGTGACCATTATGGCCTCGATGGTGTTAAGGTCGTGAAGGAAGAAGAAGAGGACGAGCCAGAACAATTTGAATTGATTGATTAA
- the pgsA gene encoding CDP-diacylglycerol--glycerol-3-phosphate 3-phosphatidyltransferase — protein MNVPNKITISRICLIPLFLIIMLVPFNWGELNLLGTKLPVAHLVGALLFIIAASTDWVDGYYARKYNLVTNMGKFLDPLADKLLVSAALIVLVELQLAPSWIVVIIISREFAVTGLRLLLVEGGEVVAANMLGKIKTWAQIVAISALLLHNIIFEMIGFPFDDIALWVALVFTVWSGWDYFSKNMHVFKNSK, from the coding sequence ATGAATGTCCCTAATAAAATTACGATCTCAAGAATTTGTCTTATTCCGCTTTTTCTGATTATAATGCTAGTCCCATTTAATTGGGGCGAGCTAAATCTGCTCGGTACAAAACTTCCAGTCGCACATCTGGTTGGAGCCCTGCTATTCATTATCGCCGCTTCCACTGACTGGGTGGATGGATATTATGCAAGGAAGTATAACCTTGTTACAAACATGGGGAAATTCCTCGATCCGCTTGCGGATAAGTTGCTAGTTTCTGCGGCTTTGATTGTCCTCGTAGAACTTCAGCTAGCACCATCCTGGATTGTTGTTATCATCATCAGCAGGGAATTTGCTGTAACCGGACTGCGCCTCCTCCTTGTAGAAGGCGGTGAGGTTGTGGCGGCCAATATGCTAGGCAAGATCAAAACGTGGGCGCAGATTGTTGCAATCTCAGCTTTGCTTCTCCATAATATTATTTTTGAAATGATAGGTTTCCCATTTGATGATATAGCTTTATGGGTTGCACTTGTTTTCACAGTATGGTCAGGATGGGATTACTTTTCCAAGAACATGCATGTCTTTAAAAACTCCAAATAG
- a CDS encoding DUF3388 domain-containing protein, whose translation MTKKEWYVEYEITKNRPGLLGDISSLLGMLSINIVTINGVDQGRRGLLILAESDDQIQRLESILHTMDTIRLIKVREPKLRDRLAVRHGRYIQRDADDKKTFRFVRDELGLLVDFMAELYKQEGHKLIGIRGMPRVGKTESIVAASVCANKRWLFVSSTLLKQTIRSQLIEDEYNSNNLFIIDGIVSTKRANERHWQLVREIMRLPAVKVIEHPDIFIRNSEYTMDDFDYIIELRNDAEEEITYDVVDLKDGFPASNFGDFDF comes from the coding sequence AGAATGGTACGTTGAGTACGAAATTACTAAAAACCGCCCTGGCCTTCTCGGCGATATATCTTCCCTTCTTGGTATGCTGTCCATAAATATAGTTACGATAAATGGTGTCGATCAGGGAAGGCGAGGCCTTTTAATTCTTGCCGAAAGTGATGACCAAATCCAAAGGCTTGAGTCGATATTACATACAATGGATACAATAAGACTAATAAAAGTGAGAGAACCTAAATTACGGGACCGGCTTGCAGTCAGGCATGGGCGCTATATCCAGCGGGATGCCGATGATAAAAAAACGTTTCGGTTTGTCAGGGACGAGTTAGGGTTATTAGTTGATTTTATGGCTGAACTGTATAAACAAGAAGGCCATAAGCTAATTGGCATTAGAGGAATGCCCAGGGTAGGGAAAACCGAATCGATTGTTGCAGCAAGCGTTTGCGCAAACAAAAGATGGCTGTTTGTTTCATCTACGCTCTTAAAGCAGACAATCAGGAGCCAGCTGATTGAGGATGAATATAACTCTAACAACCTTTTTATTATCGATGGCATCGTGTCTACAAAACGGGCAAATGAAAGGCATTGGCAGCTGGTAAGAGAAATAATGCGCCTGCCTGCAGTTAAGGTTATTGAACATCCGGATATTTTTATAAGGAATTCCGAATATACAATGGATGATTTTGATTATATTATTGAACTCCGCAATGATGCTGAAGAGGAAATAACCTATGATGTTGTTGACCTAAAGGATGGGTTCCCGGCGTCTAATTTTGGGGACTTTGATTTTTAA
- a CDS encoding helix-turn-helix domain-containing protein: protein MFELTELGNRLKEARLAKGLSLDDLQAATKIQKRYLAGIEEGNYSSMPGDFYVRAFIKQYAEAVGLDPDEVFDTYEGEIPSPVRKDLPEQLSRVKSRKGLAEGNSRVFDLLPKILIWVFIIGLMAGVYVIAQNFVGDNTAPKPENKQPPASIVENEDKKNEDNTAGDKEDTKEDEETEEPAEPETPAQELVVAESAGGSTTYDLKNADKFELKVVSKGETWVEIKNGSGKSFFRGMLVEGKEKADHTVDLTNESEAVMRVGKTSDTEIYVNGQKLEYESKEITQNITIRYIKTEQ, encoded by the coding sequence GTGTTTGAATTGACAGAGTTGGGTAACCGGCTGAAGGAAGCAAGACTGGCTAAGGGGCTAAGCCTTGATGACCTTCAAGCTGCGACGAAAATACAAAAAAGATATTTGGCTGGCATCGAGGAAGGAAATTATTCGAGTATGCCAGGAGATTTTTATGTCCGTGCATTTATAAAGCAATATGCAGAGGCTGTTGGGCTTGATCCTGACGAGGTCTTTGATACGTACGAGGGAGAGATTCCATCCCCTGTCAGAAAAGACCTGCCTGAGCAGCTGTCAAGGGTAAAATCCAGAAAGGGCTTGGCTGAAGGAAACTCCCGGGTTTTTGATTTACTTCCAAAAATTCTTATTTGGGTATTCATCATTGGGCTAATGGCTGGGGTTTATGTCATTGCCCAAAACTTTGTTGGCGATAATACCGCTCCAAAGCCAGAAAATAAACAACCCCCAGCCAGCATTGTCGAAAACGAAGATAAGAAAAATGAAGATAATACTGCAGGTGACAAGGAAGACACCAAGGAAGATGAGGAAACCGAAGAACCAGCAGAACCAGAAACCCCCGCCCAGGAGCTCGTTGTTGCTGAGAGTGCTGGCGGATCGACTACCTATGACTTGAAAAATGCCGATAAATTTGAACTTAAAGTAGTTTCCAAAGGTGAAACTTGGGTGGAAATAAAAAATGGCAGTGGAAAATCTTTCTTCAGAGGGATGTTGGTAGAGGGTAAGGAAAAAGCTGACCACACAGTCGACTTGACGAACGAGTCGGAAGCAGTTATGCGTGTCGGAAAAACCTCTGATACAGAAATTTATGTAAATGGGCAAAAGCTTGAATACGAATCAAAAGAAATTACACAAAATATTACGATTCGCTATATCAAGACGGAACAATAG
- the rny gene encoding ribonuclease Y, with translation MEPITFISILLGLFVGAVVGYFIRKSFAEKQIAGAKSAAEQILEDARRDADASKKEALLEAKDEIHKLRTEAEREVRERRNELQKQENRLLQREENLDRKDDTLNKRESLLEKKDDSLNQRQQHIEQMESKVDEMVRAQQTELERISGLTREEAKAIILDHAEKELAHDMALMIKETENRAKEEADKRAKEVLSLAIQRCAADHVAETTVSVVNLPNDEMKGRIIGREGRNIRTLETLTGIDLIIDDTPEAVILSGFDPIRRETARLALEKLVQDGRIHPARIEEMVDKARREVDEHIREIGEQTTFEVGVHGLHPDLIKILGRLKFRTSYGQNVLKHSMEVAQLSGLLAAELGEDETLARRAGLLHDIGKAIDHEVEGSHVEIGVELATKYKEHPVVINSIASHHGDKEPTSIIAVLVAAADALSAARPGARSETLENYIRRLEKLEEISESYDGVEKSFAIQAGREVRIMVKPESIDDLAAHRLARDIRKRIEEELDYPGHIKVTVIRETRAVEYAK, from the coding sequence ATGGAACCCATTACATTCATCTCCATTTTGCTTGGCCTATTCGTCGGTGCGGTTGTTGGCTATTTTATTCGTAAGTCCTTTGCAGAAAAGCAAATAGCTGGTGCTAAAAGCGCAGCTGAACAAATCCTTGAAGATGCTAGACGTGATGCTGATGCCTCCAAGAAGGAAGCGCTTTTGGAAGCAAAGGATGAAATTCACAAGCTTCGGACTGAAGCTGAACGTGAGGTTCGGGAACGAAGAAATGAACTGCAAAAACAAGAAAACCGGTTACTGCAAAGAGAAGAAAATTTGGACCGGAAGGATGATACGCTAAACAAGCGCGAATCCCTTTTGGAGAAAAAGGATGATTCTCTTAACCAAAGACAACAGCATATTGAACAGATGGAAAGCAAAGTGGACGAGATGGTACGGGCCCAGCAAACCGAGCTCGAAAGGATCTCGGGACTGACTCGGGAAGAAGCGAAAGCGATCATTCTGGATCATGCCGAAAAGGAACTTGCGCATGATATGGCTTTAATGATCAAAGAAACCGAAAACCGCGCGAAGGAAGAAGCGGACAAGAGGGCAAAAGAAGTCCTCTCTCTTGCAATCCAGCGTTGCGCTGCAGACCATGTGGCAGAAACGACTGTTTCAGTTGTTAACCTGCCTAACGATGAGATGAAGGGCCGCATAATTGGCCGTGAGGGTAGGAATATTCGAACCCTCGAAACGCTGACTGGTATCGATTTAATCATCGATGATACACCGGAAGCAGTCATCCTGTCCGGATTTGACCCGATTAGGCGCGAAACTGCCCGCCTGGCACTTGAAAAGCTCGTTCAGGATGGAAGAATCCATCCGGCACGAATTGAAGAAATGGTGGATAAGGCACGCCGCGAGGTTGATGAGCATATCCGGGAAATCGGAGAGCAAACAACCTTTGAAGTTGGGGTACACGGATTGCATCCGGATCTAATCAAGATTCTTGGTCGATTGAAATTCCGTACAAGCTACGGCCAAAATGTCCTTAAGCACTCGATGGAAGTTGCACAGCTATCAGGGCTGTTGGCAGCCGAACTCGGGGAGGATGAGACACTGGCCCGCCGTGCAGGCTTGCTGCATGATATCGGCAAAGCGATTGACCATGAAGTCGAAGGCAGCCATGTTGAAATTGGCGTTGAGCTTGCTACAAAGTACAAAGAGCATCCAGTTGTTATTAACAGTATTGCTTCCCACCATGGTGACAAGGAACCAACTTCAATTATCGCAGTACTTGTCGCTGCCGCGGATGCATTGTCCGCTGCAAGGCCGGGTGCAAGGAGCGAAACACTTGAAAACTACATTCGCCGCCTGGAAAAACTCGAAGAAATATCCGAGTCCTATGATGGTGTTGAAAAGTCCTTTGCCATTCAGGCCGGCCGTGAAGTTCGAATTATGGTTAAACCTGAATCAATAGATGACCTTGCAGCCCACAGGCTTGCGAGGGATATCCGGAAACGGATTGAAGAAGAACTCGATTATCCGGGCCATATCAAAGTTACGGTTATCCGTGAAACCCGGGCAGTTGAATACGCTAAATAA
- a CDS encoding competence/damage-inducible protein A, whose protein sequence is MNAEIIAVGSELLLGQINNTNAKFLSGQLALNGINVFYHTVVGDNAERFKSVLSIAETRSDLIIVTGGLGPTKDDLTKETAAAHLGVGLVMDQKAMEGIELFFKRTGREMTENNKKQALVLEGAQVLQNDHGMAPGMLAEKDGKLYMFLPGPPRELEPMFLSYGTPALMSRIEENEQIISRVLRFFGIGEALLEHEIEDLIDSQSNPTIAPLASDGEVTLRITAKHSILETAIQLLDEVEKEILDRVGMYFYGYDDTSLMNEVAKHLKITGQTISSAESLTGGMFQEQFTSIPGAGSSLKGGVVCYTNEVKAKVLHVNKETIENDGVVSAQCARELAENVASLVNADIGISFTGVAGPDELEGKPVGTVYIGISIKGEPTTVEKLNLGGSREANRIRTVKYGCYFLLKRLKETKEAN, encoded by the coding sequence TTGAATGCTGAAATTATTGCGGTAGGCTCTGAATTGCTGCTAGGCCAAATCAATAATACAAATGCGAAATTTCTGTCGGGGCAGCTTGCCCTGAACGGAATTAACGTGTTTTATCATACTGTTGTTGGCGATAACGCTGAACGATTCAAAAGCGTCCTTAGTATAGCTGAAACTCGTTCGGACTTAATCATTGTGACGGGCGGGCTTGGACCTACAAAGGACGATTTGACTAAAGAAACGGCAGCCGCCCATTTAGGGGTCGGCCTTGTCATGGATCAGAAAGCGATGGAAGGAATTGAACTTTTCTTTAAGCGGACTGGCAGGGAAATGACTGAAAACAATAAAAAGCAAGCACTTGTACTAGAGGGGGCCCAAGTCCTGCAAAACGACCATGGCATGGCACCTGGAATGCTTGCTGAAAAAGACGGAAAGCTCTACATGTTCCTTCCTGGACCGCCTAGGGAATTGGAGCCTATGTTCCTATCCTATGGAACGCCAGCCCTTATGTCCAGAATAGAAGAAAATGAACAAATCATTTCGAGGGTACTTCGATTCTTTGGTATAGGCGAAGCTCTTTTAGAGCACGAAATTGAGGATTTAATTGACAGCCAAAGCAATCCTACAATAGCTCCGCTTGCATCTGATGGAGAGGTAACCTTAAGGATAACCGCAAAGCACTCAATCCTGGAAACAGCCATTCAACTGCTTGATGAGGTGGAAAAGGAAATCCTTGATCGTGTGGGTATGTATTTTTACGGATACGATGATACATCACTAATGAATGAAGTAGCCAAACATCTAAAAATAACAGGTCAGACGATCTCAAGTGCAGAGAGCTTAACGGGCGGGATGTTCCAAGAACAATTCACAAGCATCCCTGGTGCCGGAAGCAGCCTTAAGGGCGGTGTTGTCTGTTATACGAATGAAGTTAAGGCTAAAGTTCTTCATGTTAATAAAGAAACTATAGAGAACGATGGGGTTGTAAGTGCACAATGCGCTCGTGAGCTCGCTGAAAATGTTGCAAGCCTCGTCAATGCGGATATAGGTATTAGCTTTACTGGTGTTGCCGGTCCGGACGAGTTGGAGGGAAAGCCGGTCGGCACGGTGTATATTGGTATAAGTATTAAAGGAGAGCCAACTACAGTAGAAAAGCTGAATCTTGGTGGAAGCCGTGAAGCAAACCGTATACGGACAGTAAAATATGGGTGTTATTTCTTGTTAAAACGGTTAAAGGAAACGAAGGAGGCCAATTAG